The Geminocystis sp. NIES-3708 genomic sequence CCAGTCAACAACCAGAATTATTACAAAAAGTTGAACAATATAGCCAAAATTTAGAAAAGATGGTTAGAGATAAACAATCAGAATTAGATAAATTAGGTTATCAACAATATTTAACACAAAAACTCTAGTAATTCTGCGGAAGTCGTGAGATTTTTAGAAGTATTAGTTTATCAAAAGATTTAGAGATTTTCGAGTAGTTTATACTCATTATTGTTGATTTTTTAAAATTTACTGAATGTTGTGAATCTTTTTAAAACATTCATGTAGTTAATAATAAGTTTTTGTTTTTATTAACTAAATACAATAATATTTTTTCTTAACCACCGAACTGTCTATCTGTTAATAGTTTAAAACCACCTACCATTGACACAATTGATAGAAAAAAATGCCATAAACTAATGGGATTAAGTACTGCTCGACTACTATAAATGACAAAAACTACTCCAAAACCAATTAAAATCCATCCTAAAATTTTTTCTGTTTTCGGTAGCATGAATAAGCTAATAACACCCGAAGTTAAGGCTAATACTGAAATATCTGCCGCAATACCACGCCAAAAATAAGGATAAGCACTCGTGGTAAAGAAAATATTTTTACCTAATAAATAAACCCCTAAAAGCATCAAACCAATACCTAATAATTGACAAATAAATTTCATTTTTTTGCTCTCTTTTTAATTGTTTAAATATGGATTATCATTTAGGTTAACTTTTTGAAGATAATCGTGCAATAAGTTATTCTTCATGTTATGTAAATAACGATTAGAATCGAGAATAATAAACAATATTTTAATGTTATTTTTACTGTTTATTTTTTTGTTAAGTTTATGATTTTCCCAATGATAATAAAGATTTTTAGTAAACCCAAAAGCATAAATGTTGGTATCTTCTACAACAAAATATAAGCCTGATTTGTGAGGTAATTCATCTTTATTGATAAAATCAATTTGGGCAAAATTGTCTAAATCTAAATCATTAAAATCTTGCTCTTTAGTAAAATAAACTAAATCAAAAATAAAACTAGAAAAATAAACAAAGTCATAATGTAAAAATCCTAGCTCTTGACAATAACCTTCTAAATCTTTTAAAAATTCCGTTCTTAGTTCAAAGTATTCAGAATTGATATAACCTGAAATATCAGCTTCCCGCTTATCTTCATCTTCTAAAAAAGATTCAATATCAATATCCCCAGAATTGATTAGTAACTGATGGTCATACCATTCTTTCCACCATTGTTTAACTTGTTTAGTGGAAAATTTTGATTTACTTAAACAAAAACAATTTTCAATGGCTTTTTTCAAAGGTGTATATAACTCTGGATACATCATTCGTATTTCTTTAGAGTCAGACGGTAACGGTTCTAAATCAACACTAACGATTCCTAAATGCTCTAATTCAGTGAATCTCAGTGATTGATCTATGGGTTCAATGGTGTCTATTTTTGTGACCACTGATGATGAAATTTGAGGATTTATGGTGTTAATAATTTCCGCTTCAATAGTGTCTGTAGCATCATCATCTTGAAAGTAAAAATCAATGTGATAATTAATTTTTAGATACCCTGTTTTCCATGGCTTCCCCGGTTTTAAAACTTCAATCTTTCTAACTCCTTGAAAAAACTCTCCTAATGAATTACCGTCTAATCGGGCGATCGCTAATTCTCGTTTAATTTCTTCTAACCATTGAGAAGCAACTTTTACAGTATTGCGTAATTTAGGATTGGTATGATCGATATAAGGCTTAATGATTACATTCTCATTATTAAAATTTTCCTCGAAAGAAGAATAATCCCAATTTCCCTCTTCAAAGTTGTTTGGCTCATAACTAGTTTCACCTGTCTTACTTTTAGTAATTTCAAGGTTGATAGCCTGACGACAAACTTCCGACCAATTCGCCTCCACCAAAGCCATTTCTTCTTTCAAATCATCATTGATATAAATATTAATACTAGCCATAGTCTTATTTATTTTTATATTTTTTATTATGCACATAAACTATGCGCATAACAAGGGTATAAAAAACAGACCTCACAAAAATAACCTTAAACCCTTTCTATAATTGAACAATAATCCTTTGTTAATTTTTTTATCATTTCAACTTTCGTATATTGTAATCTCAAGGTTGCAAATTTGTTTTTTGAAGCATTTGTGGTTCTAATTTTGGAAAACTATGACAATAAGTCTCAATTTTCATTGATCAATTAAACCTTCTACTGATATACCTTTCTTTGTAATTAATAAACAATACGAAAAATATGTCTGAATAATAAAAATAATGGGGTAGAGTTCTTGTTGTAGTATTCAATACTGCGATTTAATTTTATTACACTATATGTCCTATGCTTTTAATTTTTTAAACATTCTTTTGGCAATTATGACTATAATAGAAACTGATTTAACAAATATATAAAAATATTAATCCTTAATAATAATTAAACAAATAATAAGTAAAATAACTGTTTAATTCAAAGCATCTTTAATGTTGAAAACTTCTTAAAAATTAACTATAATTTAAATTTAAAATTTTATTCTACAAATCATGATTGATTATTACACAATTATTGAAGAACTCAAAAATATTAAAACTATTGAAAATGTAGAAGAAATCAAAAAGCTATCTCAAGATTATTATTATTTTAGTCCAATCTTAATACCAATTTTACAAAATAAACAAGCCGATTTAGTTGTTATTCCTACCAATGAAGAAGAAGTATTAAAAATAGCTCAAATATGTATTAAATATAAAATACCTTTAACTATTAGGGGTGCTGGTACAGGAAATTATGGGCAGTGTATTCCTCTTAACGGTGGCATCGTTTTAGACATGACAGAAATGAAAAAAATTCACTGGATAAAATCAGGAGTTGCTTGTGTTGATGCAGGAATAAAAATCAGTTTATTGGAAAGAGAAACTAAAAAACAAGGTTGGGAATTACGTATGATTCCTTCTACTTACAAAATTGCAACTTTAGGGGGATTTATAGGAGGTGGAAGTGGTGGCATTGGTTCGATAAATTATGGACAATTAAGAGATCGAGGAAACTTAAATAAAGTTAGAGTTGTTACCTTAGAAAAAGAGCCAAGAATTATAGAATTATTTGGTGATGAAACTCAACAAGTTAATCATGCTTATGGCACAAATGGCATTATTACTCAATTAGAAATTCCTCTCGCACCTGCCTATAATTGGGTCGATGTTATTGTAACTTTTGATAACTTTATTTCTGCTTTAAAATTTGGTCAAGCTTTAGCTGATAGTGATGGAATCACTAAAAAATTAATTAGTATTCATGCTCAACCTATTGCTAATTATTTTATTGCCCTTAAATCTTATTTACCTAACGGAGAAAATTGTGCTTTATTAAGCATGGCTGAAATTTCTTTATATCCTTTACAAGAATTAGTTAAAGAATATCAAGGAAAAATTACTTATCAACAAGATTTATCCAAAAATAGTAATATTAATTTAATTGAATTTACGTGGAATCATACTACTTTTCATGCTCGAAATATTGACTCTAATATCACATACTTACAAACTTTCTTTTTTACCATTGATAAAGTAGAAAAAATGTATAATTATTTTGGAGATGAGGTGATGATACACCTGGAATTTTTAAGGGTAGGAGGAAAAGCTATTCCGGCTGGTTTACAACTGGTCAAATTTACCACTGAAAAAAGACTAAATGAAATTATCAAATATCACGAAGAAAATGGTATGTTTATCGCTAATCCTCACACTTATATTTTAGAAGATGGAGGAAGGAAAAATATCGATATTGAACAACTTAATTTCAAAAAAAAGGTTGATCCTTATGGTTTAATGAATCAGGGCAAAATGAAGGCATGGAAAAACAATTAAGTATCTTTAGGGGTGAATGGCATTCACCGAAATAATAAATTGATTAAATTAAGATATATTAAGATATATATCAATTTATTAACTCCCATCAGCCAATGCTTGACTTAAAAAATATTACCTCTTCTACTGCTCCCGAATATACTCAAATCACCTCATCTCAAGCTCAAACTTCCATTGCTGAAGATATATTTAAGCATCGTCATCTCGGTATTAATAAGAAAGCACAACAATTGATGTTAAAAAAACTAGGTTATGATAACTTAGATTCATTAATTAATACTGCTGTACCTTCATCTATTCGTTTACAAAATTCCCTTAAGTTACCCTCTTCTCTCACAGAAACTAAAGCCTTAGCTACTTTAAAAGTGATTGCCGAAGAAAATCAAGTATATAATTCTTACATTGGCATGGGTTATTACAACTGCATCACTCCTGCGGTTATTCAACGTAATATCCTTGAAAATCCCAATTGGTACACAGCTTACACCCCTTATCAACCAGAAATTGCTCAAGGAAGATTAGAAGCCTTGCTCAACTTCCAAACCATGATTATCGACTTCACGGGGTTAGAAATAGCCAACGCTTCTCTTTTAGATGAAGGCACTGCGGCTGCCGAAGCCATGACGATGAGTTATCAAGTTACTAAACATAAATCTAATACTTTTTTTATCGATATAAATTGTCATCCTCAGACTATCGAAGTTATTAAAACTAGAGCAAAATATCTCGATATTGAGCTAATTATTGACAATCCTCAAATATTTAACTTTAACACTCCTATATTCGGGGCATTATTTCAATATCCTGCCACTGACGGCACAATTTACGACTATCAAGATATTATTGAGCAAATTCATCAACAAAAAGGCATCGTCACCCTAGCCGCTGATTTGTTGAGTCTTGCTTTGTTAAAATCTCCGGGTGAATTAAATGCCGACATTGCCGTAGGAAATACTCAACGTTTCGGTGTACCATTAGGTTATGGTGGTCCTCACGCTGCTTATTTTGCCACGAAAGAAGAGTATAAAAGACAAGTACCAGGGAGAATTGTTGGCGTCTCAAAAGATGTACATGATCAACCTGCCCTAAGACTGGCTTTACAAACCAGAGAGCAACATATTCGTAGAGATAAAGCCACTAGTAATATTTGTACGGCTCAAGTTTTATTAGCTGTAATCGCTTCTAGTTATGCCGTTTATCATGGAGAAGAAGGGATAAAAAATATTGCTTTAAGAGTTAACCAATTAACAAAAATTCTTGCAAAAGGTTTAGAAATACTTGGTTATAAAACTAAATCTCATCATTTTTTCGATACTATTACCATAAAAGTTGATGATATTAATAGTGTACGTTTAAAAGCAGAAGCGAATTTGATTAACTTCCGTTACTTTGAAAATTCCATCGGCATCAGTATCGATGAAACGAAAACTATTGAGGATATTAAACAAATTTGGTCAATTTTTGCTCAAAATAAAGAATTATCTTTCAATAGCTCGGATTTATATGTTGATAACTTAGGTATTCCTTCTCAATTAAAGCGTCAATCTCGTTATTTAACAGAAGCCGTTTTTAATCAATATCATTCAGAAACAGAATTATTACGGTATTTATATCGTCTTGAAACCAAAGATTTATCTTTAACCACTTCCATGATTGCGTTAGGTTCGTGTACGATGAAATTGAATGCTACTGCAGAGATGATACCCATTACATGGGCAGAATTTAACAACATTCACCCTTTTGCACCTTTATCTCAAACTAAAGGCTATCAAACTATTTTCACTCAATTAGAGGCATGGTTAGCTGAAATTACTGGCTTTGCGGCTATCTCCTTGCAACCTAATGCTGGTTCACAAGGAGAATATGCAGGATTACAAGTTATTCGTAAATACCACGACAGCAAAGGAGAAGGTAATAGAAATATTTGCTTAATTCCTGAATCTGCCCACGGCACAAATCCAGCTAGTGCAGTAATGTGCGGTTTAAAAGTAATCGTAGTCAAATGTGATGCGGAAGGAAATATTGATATTGAAGACTTAAAAGCTAAAGCTGAAAAACATCAAAAAAACTTAGCGGCTTTGATGATTACCTATCCTTCTACTCATGGGGTTTTTGAGGAAGGAATAAAAGATATATGTGGAATTATTCATGCTTATGGAGGACAAGTATATCTTGATGGTGCGAATATGAATGCTCAAGTTGGCTTATGTCGCCCAGGTGATTTTGGTGCTGATGTATGTCACCTAAACCTACATAAAACATTTTGTATTCCTCATGGTGGAGGTGGTCCTGGTGTAGGTCCTATCGGAGTAATGCCTCATTTAATACCTTTTTTACCTATCAACTATCAACTATCAGCTATCAGTTGTCAACAAAATAATGATGATGATAGTCAATCAATCGGGATGATTTCTTCTGCACCGTGGGGTAGTGCAAGTATTTTACCTATATCTTGGATGTATATTGCCATGATGGGTAGTGAAGGGTTAACAGATGCTACAAAAATTGCTATTCTCAATGCTAATTATATCGCTCATCGTCTTGCCCCCCATTATCCCATTCTTTTTACTGGTAAATCTAATTTGGTTGCGCATGAGTGTATCATTGACTTACGCCCGTTACGCAAAACGGCTCAGATAGAAGTGGAAGATGTAGCTAAACGTTTAATTGATTACGGTTTTCATGCACCTACTATGTCGTGGCCCGTTGGCGGTACAATGATGATTGAACCGACGGAAAGTGAATCTTTATCAGAATTAGATCGTTTTTGTGATGCTATGATTGGTATTAGAGAAGAAATAAGAGCCATAGAAAAGGGAGAAGCGGATATTAAAGATAATGTTTTAAAAAATGCTCCCCATACTGCAATGAGCTTAATTGCTTCTGACTGGAATCACCCTTACAGTCGAGAATCGGCGGCTTATCCTGATACCTTCACAAAACAACATAAATTTTGGGCTACGGTAGGACGTATTGATAACGCTTATGGTGATCGCAATCTCATATGTTCATGTATAGGTATTAATAATTATAATTATTAATTAACAATTAACAATTAACAATATTTGTAATAGTTTTAAGCTAAAAATTTCGATTTTTGGTTATTTAAACTTATAACTTAAGGGTAATAAGCTGAAACACATTTAACTTGCATTTTTTTTAAACGAATGGGAATACCTTAAAATGTTACTCATTCATTGCCTATTGCCTGTCTTTAGCAGTAAACTTAGATGAATTTAGCTAAACCTATCAAGATAAAATACTTTTTCAGCAGACTTTATTTAGTTAATAATTTCTAAATAATCTCGTAACTGTTTTTTTTGGGTTGGTTGTCGTAATTTTTGAATTGCTTTAGCCTGAATTTGTCTAACTCTTTCCCTTGATAAATTCATCATTAATGCCGTATCAGATAAAGAGTAAATTTTTCCGTCTTCAAAACCAAAACGTAATCGAAGGATTTTTTGCTCTCTGTCATTTAAACTGGACATCATTAAAAGTAAATCTTGCTGCATTGATACTCGCATTAAATTTTCTTCAGGAGTTGCCGATGGAGTTTCGATTAATTCGACTAACTCAGTATTATAATCTTCTCCTACTTTCATCTCTAAAGAAATTGAGCGAGGAATTTGATTTAAAAACTGTCGC encodes the following:
- the gcvP gene encoding aminomethyl-transferring glycine dehydrogenase, whose product is MLDLKNITSSTAPEYTQITSSQAQTSIAEDIFKHRHLGINKKAQQLMLKKLGYDNLDSLINTAVPSSIRLQNSLKLPSSLTETKALATLKVIAEENQVYNSYIGMGYYNCITPAVIQRNILENPNWYTAYTPYQPEIAQGRLEALLNFQTMIIDFTGLEIANASLLDEGTAAAEAMTMSYQVTKHKSNTFFIDINCHPQTIEVIKTRAKYLDIELIIDNPQIFNFNTPIFGALFQYPATDGTIYDYQDIIEQIHQQKGIVTLAADLLSLALLKSPGELNADIAVGNTQRFGVPLGYGGPHAAYFATKEEYKRQVPGRIVGVSKDVHDQPALRLALQTREQHIRRDKATSNICTAQVLLAVIASSYAVYHGEEGIKNIALRVNQLTKILAKGLEILGYKTKSHHFFDTITIKVDDINSVRLKAEANLINFRYFENSIGISIDETKTIEDIKQIWSIFAQNKELSFNSSDLYVDNLGIPSQLKRQSRYLTEAVFNQYHSETELLRYLYRLETKDLSLTTSMIALGSCTMKLNATAEMIPITWAEFNNIHPFAPLSQTKGYQTIFTQLEAWLAEITGFAAISLQPNAGSQGEYAGLQVIRKYHDSKGEGNRNICLIPESAHGTNPASAVMCGLKVIVVKCDAEGNIDIEDLKAKAEKHQKNLAALMITYPSTHGVFEEGIKDICGIIHAYGGQVYLDGANMNAQVGLCRPGDFGADVCHLNLHKTFCIPHGGGGPGVGPIGVMPHLIPFLPINYQLSAISCQQNNDDDSQSIGMISSAPWGSASILPISWMYIAMMGSEGLTDATKIAILNANYIAHRLAPHYPILFTGKSNLVAHECIIDLRPLRKTAQIEVEDVAKRLIDYGFHAPTMSWPVGGTMMIEPTESESLSELDRFCDAMIGIREEIRAIEKGEADIKDNVLKNAPHTAMSLIASDWNHPYSRESAAYPDTFTKQHKFWATVGRIDNAYGDRNLICSCIGINNYNY
- a CDS encoding FAD-binding oxidoreductase, translating into MIDYYTIIEELKNIKTIENVEEIKKLSQDYYYFSPILIPILQNKQADLVVIPTNEEEVLKIAQICIKYKIPLTIRGAGTGNYGQCIPLNGGIVLDMTEMKKIHWIKSGVACVDAGIKISLLERETKKQGWELRMIPSTYKIATLGGFIGGGSGGIGSINYGQLRDRGNLNKVRVVTLEKEPRIIELFGDETQQVNHAYGTNGIITQLEIPLAPAYNWVDVIVTFDNFISALKFGQALADSDGITKKLISIHAQPIANYFIALKSYLPNGENCALLSMAEISLYPLQELVKEYQGKITYQQDLSKNSNINLIEFTWNHTTFHARNIDSNITYLQTFFFTIDKVEKMYNYFGDEVMIHLEFLRVGGKAIPAGLQLVKFTTEKRLNEIIKYHEENGMFIANPHTYILEDGGRKNIDIEQLNFKKKVDPYGLMNQGKMKAWKNN